Proteins from one Fragaria vesca subsp. vesca linkage group LG6, FraVesHawaii_1.0, whole genome shotgun sequence genomic window:
- the LOC101305186 gene encoding AP-3 complex subunit mu-1-like — MLQCVFLLSDSGEVMLEKQLTGQRVDRSICVWFWEQAISQGDSSKLQPVIASPTHYLFQILREGITFLACTQVEMPPLMGIEFLCRVADVLTDYLGSLNEDLIKDNFVIVYELLDEMIDNGFPLTTEPNILREMIAPPNLVNKMLSVVTGSSSNMSDTLPGATSSLIPWRTTDPKYAHNEVYVDLVEEIDTIINRDGVMVKCEIYGEVQVNSHLSGVPDLTLSFSNPSILDDVRFHPCVRFRPWESQQILSFVPPDGQFKLMSYRVRKLKSTPIYVKPQLTSDAGTCRVSVMVGIRNDPGKTIDSITVQFQLPPCILSADLTSNHGTVNILANKICSWSIGRIPKDKTPSMSGTLVLETGLERLHVFPTFQASFRIMGVALSGLQIDKLDLRNLPNRTYKGFRALTKAGQFEVRS, encoded by the exons ATGTTGCAGTGCGTATTTCTGCTATCCGATTCGGG TGAGGTAATGCTGGAGAAACAGCTAACTGGGCAGCGTGTGGACCGCTCAATATGTGTATGGTTCTGGGAACAGGCCATTTCTCAAGGTGATTCCTCCAAG CTCCAACCAGTAATTGCTTCACCAACACATTACCTTTTCCAAATTCTTCGTGAGGGGATAACATTTTTAGCTTGTACCCAAGTTGAAATGCCACCTCTGATGGGCATTGAG TTCCTGTGCAGGGTGGCCGATGTCCTCACAGATTATCTTGGCAGCTTGAATGAAGACTTGATAAAAGATAACTTCGTCATCGTTTATGAG CTTCTGGATGAGATGATTGACAATGGCTTCCCTCTCACTACGGAACCTAATATTCTGAGAGAGATGATTGCTCCACCAAATCTTGTCAACAAGATGTTGAGTGTTGTGACAGGCAGCAGTTCTAACATGAGTGATACGCTTCCAGGTGCAACATCATCTCTGATTCCATGGAGAACAACAGATCCGAAATACGCTCACAATGAAGTTTATGTTGATCTTGTTGAAGAAATAGATACAATAATAAACAG GGATGGGGTCATGGTGAAATGTGAGATATATGGTGAAGTTCAAGTGAACTCCCATTTATCCGGTGTGCCTGATTTGACTCTTTCCTTTTCAAACCCTTCTATTCTTGATGATGTAAGATTCCATCCATGTGTTCGGTTTCGACCTTGGGAATCCCAGCAAATTCTGTCATTTGTGCCTCCTGACGGACAGTTTAAGCTTATGAGTTACAG GGTTAGAAAGTTGAAAAGTACTCCAATCTATGTAAAGCCACAGCTGACCTCTGATGCTGGAACATGTCGTGTTAGTGTAATGGTTGGAATACGAAATGATCCTGGAAAGACCATTGATTCAATAACTGTGCAATTTCAACTGCCTCCATGTATTTTATCAGCTGATTTGACTTCAAATCATGGAACAGTAAACATTCTTGCAAATAAG ATCTGTTCATGGTCAATCGGGCGTATTCCTAAAGATAAAACCCCTTCAATGTCTGGAACATTAGTGCTTGAGACAGGATTAGAGCGCCTTCATGTGTTCCCCACATTTCAAGCGAGTTTTAGGATCATGGGTGTTGCTCTCTCCGGCTTGCAGATAGATAAGCTGGATTTGAGGAATCTACCAAATCGAACATACAAGGGATTTCGAGCACTCACTAAAGCAGGGCAATTTGAAGTGAGGTCGTAA